Proteins found in one Scardovia inopinata JCM 12537 genomic segment:
- a CDS encoding endonuclease/exonuclease/phosphatase family protein, which translates to MMVKHTKRKKNTMVIWILLVLLFLWMCLHYLPVQLEHFRPLPEATALIPLLLVPLLIIFLITLSRRAWAQSFVSLLLIAIEVLWSLGYFMPLPHALASLLAMPDQTAQTAASASPTKSAASARSATPTASATSTTPTSAAQTITVMTINARYGRADTSSILHQVKLHKVDVLCVQEVTSRFVDRLDREGISQELPFRQLGNYSSKDNGGFNAIWTRIQPIEAHPQSISIASSQIPTVTLSVNGQRVLFASTHPKSPGRGGASWSSSISSLSAFSKINNADLKNSSQVTANVVMGDLNSNLHHAVLRSVLSSGLTDSSYALHKGMNLTFPASWPFFPALIEIDHVLYTGQIQATSLTTQTIPHTDHKALIATLQVKNR; encoded by the coding sequence ATGATGGTCAAACATACTAAACGAAAGAAAAATACGATGGTTATCTGGATTCTTCTAGTCCTGCTCTTCCTATGGATGTGCCTTCACTATCTGCCTGTGCAGCTGGAGCATTTCCGCCCCTTGCCCGAAGCAACCGCTCTGATTCCTCTGTTGCTGGTCCCTCTGCTGATTATCTTTCTGATAACTCTCAGCCGACGCGCCTGGGCACAATCCTTCGTCAGCCTGCTGCTGATTGCCATAGAAGTTCTCTGGTCTCTTGGATATTTCATGCCCCTTCCCCATGCCCTTGCTAGCCTGCTTGCCATGCCCGATCAGACTGCACAGACTGCAGCCTCTGCATCGCCAACAAAATCCGCAGCTTCAGCAAGGTCAGCAACCCCCACAGCTTCCGCGACTTCCACAACCCCCACTTCCGCAGCTCAAACCATAACAGTTATGACCATCAATGCTCGCTATGGAAGAGCAGATACCAGTAGTATCCTTCATCAAGTCAAACTTCATAAGGTTGATGTCCTCTGTGTTCAGGAGGTGACCTCTCGTTTTGTGGATCGTCTCGACCGTGAAGGAATCAGCCAGGAACTTCCTTTCAGGCAGCTGGGAAATTACAGTTCAAAAGATAATGGTGGTTTTAATGCCATCTGGACGCGGATTCAGCCGATCGAAGCCCACCCACAATCCATCTCCATCGCATCCTCTCAAATTCCCACAGTAACCTTATCTGTGAATGGACAGCGAGTTCTTTTTGCCAGTACTCACCCCAAGTCACCCGGCCGGGGAGGGGCATCCTGGTCCTCCAGTATTTCTTCCCTGTCTGCCTTCAGCAAGATTAACAATGCAGATCTGAAAAACTCCAGTCAAGTCACAGCTAATGTCGTGATGGGAGACCTCAATTCAAATCTTCACCATGCGGTATTACGGTCAGTTCTTTCCAGCGGTTTAACAGATTCCTCCTATGCCCTCCACAAGGGGATGAACCTCACTTTTCCAGCATCCTGGCCTTTCTTCCCCGCTCTCATCGAGATTGATCACGTGCTCTACACAGGTCAGATCCAGGCGACTTCCTTGACTACCCAAACTATTCCACACACTGATCACAAAGCTCTCATTGCAACCCTTCAGGTTAAAAATCGCTGA
- a CDS encoding RNA-binding protein: protein MLTEAVEHLICNIVDFPDDVSVKSYQNSRGELIRVRVNSEDIGRVIGRHGRTATAIRTVIQAIADHSVRVDIMDSRR from the coding sequence ATGCTTACTGAAGCGGTGGAACATCTGATTTGCAATATTGTCGATTTTCCAGATGATGTGTCGGTAAAGTCATATCAGAATTCGCGAGGTGAGTTGATTCGCGTGCGTGTGAATTCTGAGGATATCGGCCGGGTGATTGGTCGTCACGGTCGCACAGCAACCGCAATCAGGACTGTTATTCAAGCGATTGCCGACCATAGCGTTCGCGTGGATATTATGGATTCCCGCCGATAG
- the rpsP gene encoding 30S ribosomal protein S16, translating to MATRIRLKRMGRKFYAFYRVVVVDSRKKRDGKVIEEIGIYDPNKQPSLIQIKSDRAQYWLSVGAQPSDPVHKLLRITGDWQKFKGLPGAEGSLKVAEEGPDAQARVEAAENQAQKLKAAQSEEKAKEAEAAQAETADETDQTEEKAE from the coding sequence TTGGCAACACGTATTCGTTTGAAGCGTATGGGTAGGAAGTTCTATGCTTTCTATCGTGTAGTAGTCGTGGATTCCCGCAAGAAGCGCGATGGTAAGGTTATTGAAGAGATCGGCATTTATGATCCCAACAAGCAACCTTCCCTGATCCAGATCAAGTCTGACCGCGCCCAGTACTGGCTGTCTGTTGGCGCCCAACCCTCAGATCCAGTTCATAAGTTGCTGAGGATCACTGGCGATTGGCAGAAGTTTAAAGGTCTGCCTGGTGCTGAAGGCAGTTTGAAGGTAGCTGAAGAGGGGCCTGATGCTCAGGCTCGTGTTGAGGCTGCTGAAAACCAGGCTCAAAAGCTTAAGGCTGCACAGTCTGAGGAGAAGGCTAAGGAAGCCGAAGCTGCACAGGCTGAAACTGCCGATGAGACCGATCAGACCGAAGAAAAGGCTGAGTAA
- the trmD gene encoding tRNA (guanosine(37)-N1)-methyltransferase TrmD — protein MKIDIVSVFPDYFDSLRLSLLGKAQDSGIVDLQTHDLRQWTHDVHRSVDDTPVGGGAGMVMKPEVWAECLDELIGGKPGDLSSSGELSGSSGELSGPVLIFPNPAALLFNQKQANDLSRKERIIFGCGRYEGYDARIPTYYRERGLDVREYSIGDYVLNGGEAAVSVMVEAITRLIPGFMGNPDSIVEESYSGAEGLLEYQQYTKPAQWRGLEVPSVLLSGDHAKVNRFRRDDSLTKTARIRPDIIERLECSALDKADCKILGGLGWDLSGLHPRKSQEL, from the coding sequence ATGAAAATTGATATTGTATCCGTCTTTCCTGACTATTTTGATTCACTTCGTCTGAGCTTGTTGGGTAAGGCGCAGGATAGTGGAATCGTCGATTTACAAACCCATGATCTGCGGCAGTGGACCCATGATGTTCACCGATCCGTTGATGATACTCCGGTTGGCGGGGGGGCAGGCATGGTGATGAAGCCGGAGGTTTGGGCTGAATGTCTGGATGAGCTTATTGGGGGAAAGCCTGGTGATTTGTCATCATCGGGAGAACTTTCCGGTTCATCGGGAGAGCTTTCCGGTCCGGTCCTCATTTTCCCCAACCCTGCCGCTCTGCTGTTTAATCAGAAACAGGCCAATGACCTCTCCCGAAAAGAGCGCATAATTTTCGGATGCGGCCGGTATGAAGGTTATGATGCCCGAATTCCAACATATTACCGAGAGCGGGGACTCGACGTTCGTGAATATTCCATTGGGGATTATGTTCTTAATGGGGGGGAAGCGGCAGTGAGCGTCATGGTGGAAGCTATAACCCGCTTGATTCCAGGGTTTATGGGGAATCCTGATTCAATAGTGGAAGAATCCTATAGTGGGGCGGAAGGTTTGCTGGAATATCAGCAGTACACGAAACCAGCGCAGTGGCGCGGATTAGAGGTTCCTTCGGTTCTTCTGAGCGGGGACCATGCGAAGGTTAACCGCTTTCGGCGCGATGATTCTTTGACAAAGACGGCACGGATTAGACCGGATATTATTGAGCGCCTGGAGTGCTCTGCTTTAGATAAAGCGGATTGCAAGATTCTTGGTGGCTTGGGCTGGGATCTGTCAGGTTTGCATCCAAGGAAATCTCAGGAATTATAG